One Panicum virgatum strain AP13 chromosome 9K, P.virgatum_v5, whole genome shotgun sequence genomic region harbors:
- the LOC120648462 gene encoding glycine-rich protein A3-like — translation MGGGKDGHDSSGADKGYHGGYPGGYGQYPAGYPAPPGAYPPGQGYPVPPGGYPPPGGYPQHGGYPPSHGAYPPGAYPPSGYPHQPTYPPAGYPGHGPPMPGHGAMYGGHGAGGSAGYGAVIAGGAAAAAAAYGAHKMSHGHGGVVHGMYGHHGKFKHGKFKHGKFGKHKKMFGKHKKMFGRKWK, via the exons ATGGGGGGCGGGAAGGACGGTCATGACTCCTCGGGTGCGGACAAGGGGTACCACGGAGGGTATCCAGGTGGATACGGCCAATACCCCGCCGGTTACCCTGCTCCACCAGGTGCGTATCCTCCCGGACAAGGGTATCCGGTCCCACCTGGTGGGTACCCACCTCCGGGTGGCTACCCTCAACATGGCGGATACCCGCCGTCGCATGGCGCATACCCTCCGGGAGCGTATCCTCCGAGCGGGTATCCTCATCAACCTACCTACCCACCAGCCGGTTACCCTGGTCATGGTCCACCAATGCCCG GTCATGGTGCTATGTATGGAGGTCACGGTGCAGGGGGCTCTGCAGGGTACGGCGCGGTGATCgccggaggcgcggcggcggcagctgcagcGTATGGAGCTCACAAGATGTCCCACGGCCACGGAGGCGTCGTCCACGGGATGTACGGCCACCACGGCAAGTTCAAGCATGGCAAGTTCAAGCACGGCAAGTTTGGCAAGCACAAGAAGATGTTCGGTAAGCACAAGAAGATGTTCGGGCGCAAGTGGAAGTGA